The Flavobacterium psychrotrophum region TAGGCCCTTATAATAATATTATCCCCAAGGAAATAACTCGCGCGTACTGCGAGTGGAATCTTAAGCCTGCTGTCGGGCAGGTATTCCTGGTGCACACTGCCATCACTAAAATATACCCTGTGAAAGGGCAGGCTCAGATATCCCTGTTGTGATACGATATCGGCTTGGAAGAGCACTTGGAAATTCCGGTTGACCACCTGCGAATAACTCAGCGTTCCGGCAAAAGTATTCCGCCCTTCCGTGCTTCCGTTACCAATGGCAGACCTAAGTTCAATGGGATTGATCAACTTTACCTGGTCGAGGTAGGTTTGGAATTTGGCGGTAAATTCCCCATTTCGGTCTTTTGTTTTTTTAGAATAACTAATATTCCCTCCAAAAGACTGATAATCAAATTCAGTTGAAGAAGATACCCCTGCGCCAAAGGTATTGCCCGTCTGCTCATTCTCCATGGTATAGCTTAAGGAAGGATATACCCTGATATCGGAATACGAGGCCGAGGTGTTTGCACTCAGGTCAATCATGTCTGATGAGGCGGAGGAATAGTGATCGACACCCACCTCAACATCCAGGGTGTGCTTTTTCCCGGTTTGGCCAATCTTCACAAATTTCACATCCAGGCTGTTGGATATATCGGTCAGTTTTTCGGTACCGATACCTCCTGTGACAGCCGAGTTGTTCCCATCCTGCTTATAATAGCTGGACACCAGGTTGATCTCATCCAGTTTTAGTTTCTGGGCCTTGTAGGTAGTTGAATCTGCCGGTGTTTTGTCCTGCGCCGCTACCCGTAGTAACCCTAACAGGGCAAAGCCTGTAATAAAAATGCGTTTCATGGTTATTTTATTTTAGGGTTAATTGCATCCACAGCCACCGCCACTTTTTCCTGCATTAGCACCCGAGGAACCTTCCCGATAGGTCTGGAAGCTCAACTCAGTTTTCTCAACTTTACGGTTGTTTAATGCCATTTCGGCATCATTAATCTTGTTTTTTTGGTACTCCTTAACCGAGGTGCAGGAGCAGCATGCAATGCCGATAAATACGGCACAGCACAGGTAACGGGAAAGTTTCATGTCGTTTTAGTTAAGGTTAATATTTTTTGAGGTATAAATGTTGTTGTGGTCGTCTATAATGATACAATACAAATCAGGTATCTGGTCAATTAGGTACAGCCCTGCCTTAATACCCATTACGGCAATAGGTGTTGCCATAGCATCCGCAAACTCTGCATTGGCACTTATGACTGTTACACTTTTTATTCCCGATATAGGAAGCCCTGTTTTGGGATCGATGGTGTGTGAGTATTTTTTTCCACCTATCATTATATATTTCTCATAATTTCCTGATGTTGCTACTGCCTTGCCGGAGATATCCATATAAGAAAATACGTCCTGTGGTCGGTCCGGATTTGAAATCCCAATGCGCCACGGGCTGCCATCGGGCTGCATACCCCAGGCGGTAAGGTCGCCACTGGCATTGATGATACCGCTTGAGACGCCCTGTCGCATCAGTAGTGCTTTTGACATTTCTGCCGCATAGCCCTTGCCAATGCCCCCGAAACCGATACGCATACCTTTTTCTTTCAGATATACCGAAGTATTGGAAGCATCAAGGATTATGTTATTATAATTTATAAGATGCACCCTTTTTAAAGCTTCTTCTTTAGAGGGTAAGCTGGACATAGCCCTGTCAAAATTCCACAGGCTTTTATCGATGCTGCCGTAAGTAATGTCAAAGGCGCCCTGTGTGATTTTAGATATGGCAATACTACGTTCAATGAGCCTAAAAACTTCTTCATCCACAACAACAGGTGCAATACCTGCATTGTTGTTGATGCGGTTAGTCTGGCTATCATTGCTAAACGTGGTGAGCAATCTTTCAATCCTCCTTATCTCTTCCGCTGCTATTCCAATAAAGTGTTGGGCAGCAGCATTGTCTTCGGCCACCACAGTAATGGTAAAGTTGTTGCCCATAAGTTTCAGGGATTGAGAAAAAGGCTTCATCACCATAACTTATTTGTGTGCCTTACAAATGGCTTGGATCTCTTCAGTCCACTTTTCAACGGAAACTTCCGGTTTCCCCGTCCAGGCCTTTACAACCTTCCCGTCGGAGTCAAGCAACAGCGTAAAAGGAAATTGACCTTCTTTATTGTATTTCTCCGCAAGTGTCTCATTACGTTTTACCTGCTCAGCAGAAAGCTGGTTTTTCTTTTTCCTCGGAAAATCGGCATTGACCAGCACTAGGTTTTCCTTTGCCATGCTTTGAAAGGTATCACTGTCAATATAATCTTTGCGGAGCATAATGCATGGGCCACACCAGTCTGATCCTGAAAAGTTAAGGAGTATCAGTTCATGTTTCTCTTTGGCTATTTTTTTTGCGTTCTCAAAATCGGGTTCCCACTGGGTGGGAATCACAAACAGTAATAGTAGGGCTAAAAATTTCATAGTAGTAAGTGTTTATGTGATAACGTAAAGAGCTAGCTGGTAGTATGGATTATATTTTGAAAGGTCATGTCGTCTGAACATTAAAGAGATAGCCCACCAGAGCCGAAGCACACATGGCAATTGTACCCCATAAACATATCCGCAATATGGACTTCACCTTATTGGAGCCACCTGCACCGGCGGCCAAGGCTCCAGAAATAGCAAGAAAGACTATAGCAAAACAATATTGCAGCACTACCATATACCTAACAGGCGCTAAAATCGCTACCAACAGTGGCAAAACCCCGCCGGCTATAAAAGCAAGCGCTGATGCCATTGCCGCTTGGAACGGTTTTGCCTGCGTGATTTCGTTAATACCCAGCTCGTCTCTTGCATGGGCTTCCAATGCATTATGGGCCGTCAGTTGCAAAGCGACTTCATGGGCCAAATCGGGAGCCAGACCCCTGGCAACATAAATACCGGTAAGCTCTGCAAGTTCAGACTCCGGCATTTCTGCCAGTTCTTTCTTTTCTCTTTCCAGGTCAGAAGTTTCAATATCGCTTTGCGAACTTACCGATACATATTCGCCTGCGGCCATCGAGAGCGCTCCTGCAACTACTCCGGCCAAAGCAGCCAGTACAATTGGATCTCTACCGTCACTGGCGGCAGCAATACCAATGGCGAGACTCGTCGTTGACAATATGCCATCATTTGCCCCCAGGACAGCGGCACGAAGCCAGCCGCTTCGGTTGATAAAATGGTTCTCAGTTTGCGTTTTCATCTGTCAAATCCTGAATTTTATAGTAAAGATATACTTTATTTTGCTTAAAAACACATCGCCTTTTAACAGTCCTGTATACTGTCTCTTTTAAAGTAATCAGTGACAAATAAAAGTACCGTATTTCCTGATAATTTTCTTACACGACCTGAAAATGTGATGCCTAATTTATATTTATTCCAAGTATGAATTGCCATGTGCACGCAAGACTACTGGTAATATTATTTAAATTTGATACTCCACGCATAAAAGTCAAGGGTATGTTACAATTTAAAGATAAAAGATTAGTCAAATTTGGTACGTATATAGCTTCTCTACGAAAAGAGCGTGGCTTGGAATCTAAAGACGTTACGAAAAACTGTTCATTAAGTACCAAAGACCTACAGTCTATTGAGGACGGCAGTAAGAATTTCGGTTTTACAACATTGCTCGAACTTGCTAAAGGAATAGGTATAAGTCCTAAAGATTTATTGAATATTGATCTTGACTAAGGCGTTACTCCTCGAATTAATATTTCCTAAAGCCATGCTAGGAATATCAAATGTATAAACGTAGGCATGAGATTCCATAGAATTTTATCTTCTTTCATATTAATTAAAAAAGGCAACCTGCTTATCAGATTGCCTTTAAATCAATTTCACTTCGAACATCAGGATGATAGGATGGCCTATAGCTGATATAACCTAATTCCTGAAGCTCTTTAAAATATTTATGATAAGTGGGTAATGTATTTACATGAGACAGTGACATAATTTTAGCCCTGCTGACCCGTATTGCTTTCTTTTTCCCCTGTTCACAGCCCAGCAATAATATGGCATAAAGCAAAGCAATATGCCAAACATTGAGCCTACTGTCATGCTGAAGGTTGAAGAAACCTTTTATAATACTATTTGTTTCCTGCCTTCAGGCTTCAAAATTTTACTCCAGGTCCAGCGGCATCCCTCACATTGTATTTATATCGGATGCCTGTCGTTCAAAGGCCACTACTTCTGAACAGTTTGGTATGCGTGGATCCGTAATATTTTCATATTCTACCGGCCAGCAAACCATACCAGACATAGATATGTTTTATGCTACGGCTCCAGGGGATCCTGCACTTGAAGTGGAGATTACGGAGGCTGATGTAACCAGTAGGCAAAGCTTATATACTAAATTACTGCTGGAGGGACTTCATGGCAAAGTCCCACAAATAATACGCACGCAAGGGCGTAACGATATCGTGATGGCATATGAACTTTCACAATACCTGAAAACCGGGCTTCCCGATGCGCTCGCTGCAGCAAATATATTGCGAAACCAACGCCCTGATGCTGAAATAACATCGCGTGAACCCTTACATCTTTCGAAGTTTCCCAGAAAACCTACGAAGCCGGTTCGGGTAGTTCGGCCTTTGAAGGGTAAAAGAAGCGAAGTTATGAACTTTGAAACGGTAAAAAAGATGGTTGACCATCCGCTTAAAGGAGCCTATAGGGATACCATAAGTTTCTCACAGCGACCAACAGGTGAGGAATTGGAATATATTGAACGTTTCAGGGAGGCCTCTGCAGTAGAAACAGACAAGTTTCATACAGGGTTTATCGTTTTTGGCGCTCAACTCTTCATTAGAGAGTACGATTTGCCCAACCAAAAAGGGCCTTATGTACATATGGTAAATTTAGATCATGCTAATCACTACCAAAACACGTACTTCATGACGCTTACAAACGGCACAATCTATCCCTAATACCTCATGAAGTACTTGCTGCATCTGACCCTATAAGTAGCATGTGAAAAAATATACTAAAAAGTATTTTATTTTAGACTTTTTAGTATATTTGCAATGTAATAATTTAGTTATGGCAACTAAGGCAGAAAGAACGAAACAGTTTATTATAGAAACCGCCGCCCCCATTTATAACCAAAAAGGGATTTCAGGGGCTAACATTGATGATGTGCTTGAGGCTACTAAGCTTACTAAAGGCTGCCTTTATGGACATTTTGAGAACAAAGAAGACCTTACATTACAGGTAGTTGACCATATGCTCACGAGCAATGGAGAAAAGATAGGGCTCGCAATTAGTAAGGCCAAAACGGCGAAAGCAAAAGTTTTTGCTTTTTTGGATTTTTACAAAGATCCTTTAAATACCCATCTTAAAGGCGGATGCCCCATTTTTAATATAGCGGTGGAAGCTGATGACCATTTCCCTGAAATCAGCGAAAAGATAGCAGGTATAATAAGGAACGGGCAGGAAGTGTTCGTCAGTATCCTTAAACAGGGCATACAGGCAGGAGAGTTCAATGAAAATCTTGACCCTGCCGTGTATGCCTTTAAAGCCATGTCAGCGGTTGAAGGCGGTGTTATAATGTGTAAGGTGTTGAAAAGCGCCAAACCTATGGCAGGATTGATCAAAAGCCTTAAGGCCGAACTGGAGTCTTATTCGCAATAAATCTGTCATAAGACCATAAGTTATGGTCTTTTTTTAAAAACTAAAATATACTAAAAAGTCTAAAATAAATATAACATGAAAACAGCAGGTAATACCATATTCATTACAGGAGGCAGTGCCGGGATAGGCCTGGCTATCGCAAAAAAACTAAACGCAGAAGGCAATAAGGTCATCATCAATGGCCGTAGCGAAGAACGCCTGCAAAAGGCATTAGCTGAATTAGATGGTGCCATAGCCATTAAGGGTGACTGGGCCGTGGATACCGAAAGGGCCCGAATCGCAGCCGAGCTGAAAAACAACTTCCCCGAGCTAAATATCATTATCAACAATGCAGGGGCCGCCTTTGGTTATCTGCTGAGCGAAGAAACGAATGCCGTAGAAAAAGCACAGGTTGAAATGAACCTGAATTATTTTGCTATTATTCACTTTAACGAATTAATGATGCCGCACCTGTTACAAAAAGAAGAAGCGGCTATTGTAAACATCTCTTCCCTTGCAGTTTATGGCAGCCATAAATTCCTACCTACGTATTGCGCCACTAAAGCGGCCTTACACAGCTATACCGTGGCGTTAAGGGACACGTACCAGGACAATAAAAACCTGCAGGTGTATGAAGTCTACCCTCCGCTTACCAATACCGAGTTCTCTTCCTATATCGGTGGAAAGAATGGCATCCCACCGCAGGAGGTTGCAGATGAGTTACTGACCGGATTAAAGGCCGCACAATTCGATATTCCTGTTGGCGAGACAAAGATATATGCTGCGGCTGTTAATGAAGCCATGGCAAAAATAGTCGCTGAAGCTAGGCATTAATCAGGTTCTAAAATAATGTACTTATGAACTTACAAGGCAAAACAATATTGATTACAGGCGGGGCATCGGGCATTGGGCTTGAAGCTGCAAGACAATTTCATGGGCTGGGTAATAAGGTAATTATTACAGGGCGCAATCAGGCGAAGCTGGATGCTGCCAAACAACTCCTGCCCGGAATAGTTGCCATACAGAGTGACGCCGCTAAAGCCGAAGATGCACAGGCGCTATTTGATCAGGTAAAAACACTCGGCGGTATCGATATACTGTACAACAACGCCGGTGTAGGTGTACCACCGTTAAACCTGGGTAACGCCCATCATAGCCATGTAGCTGGTGCTTTATATGAAATGGAGGTAAACTATATCGGTGTGATCCGACTTAATAACCTTTTTATGGAGCAGTTAAAGAAGCGGCCTGAAGCAGCAATTATTAATACTACTTCCATTCTCAGCATTGTACCCTCGGTGTTGGAAGCTACCTACTCTGCCTCAAAGGCGGCTTTATCGTCCTATACTAAAACATTAAGGTCACACCTGAAAGTTCTCAACAGCACTGTCAGAGTATATGAGTTGCTTCCACCGCTGGTAGACACCGATATGGTGGCAGACCGTCCGGATAAAAAGATCAGCCCGGAAAAATTAGTCAATGCCCTTATTAAAGGCATGCAAAATGACCAATTCACAATCCGTGTGGGTGATACAAAAATCGTATCTGTGCTTAACCGCCTGTTGCCCAATACTGTCTATGGGATAATTAACCCTAAAAAGGCATTCGATGCACTTAGGTAACAGCTCAACACAAACACTGCAGATAAATCATACGTCATGAAAAAAATAAAGGTTCTGTATTGGACAACAACAGTATTGGCTATGGCCACAGGGGCATCATCGGGATATATGTATTTTACCAGCCCTTTCATGGTGGGCGTGTTTAAGCACCTTGAATTACCCGACTATTTTAGGATAGAGTTAGGTGTGCTGAAAGTACTCGGATCAATAGCCTTATTGATTCCTGTAATACCGGCAAGGATTAAAGAATGGGCATATTTCGGATTCGGTATTACTTTCCTTTCCGGGACTATTGCACATATGGCAATCGATGGTATATCGAAAAGTTTTTTCCCATTGATACCCTCCTTTTTCCTGCTCTTGTCATAACATTATTATCACCGGATAAAAGGCTATTCTTCAGCAAACCAGAATATATTATAGTTCCAGTATTTAAAAAAAAATAAAAGATAGATAATGAAAGCATTTGTCATAGAAAAATATCAAAAAGATGGAGGGCATATAAGCCAGGTACCCTCCCCCACACCCAAAGCTGGCGAGGTACTGGTAGAAGTGCATGCTGCCGGTATTAACCTCTTGGACTCCAAGATCAGGCAAGGCGAGTTTAAAATGCTGTTACCGTACAAAACCCCTTTCATATTGGGCCATGACCTTGCGGGTGTGGTAACCAAAGTGGGAACAGGTGTACGGGGATTTAAGGTGGGCGACGAGGTATATGCCCGGCCTTCCGATTATCATATTGGCACTTTTGCGGAGTTCATCGCAGTACCCGAAGCCGACCTGGCGTTAAAACCAAAAGAACTTTCTATGGAAGAAGCCGCTTCAATACCCTTGGTAGCATTAACCGCCTGGCAGGCACTGGTCGAAAAAGGGCAGCTTAAAAAAGGCCAGAAAGTATTTATTCAAGCGGGCTCGGGAGGTGTTGGTACCGTAGCTATTCAGTTAGCGAAACATCTGGGCGCAACCGTAGCTACTACTACAAGTGCCGGCAACGCAGCATTGGTTAAAAATCTTGGTGCAGATGTAATAATTGATTACAGGAAAGATGATTTTGAAAAGCTGTTAAATGGCTATGACCTGGTACTGCACAGCCAGGATGCGAAAACCCTTGAAAAGTCGCTGAGGGTACTCAGGCCCGGTGGGAAGTTGATCTCTATTTCAGGCCCGCCTACGCCGGAGTTTGCCAACGAGGCCGGATTGCCATGGTACCTGAAACTGCTAATGCGTATGCTGAGTGCCGGTACACGTCGAAAAGCAAAAAAACTGGGGGTTGGATTTTCATTCCTTTTCATGAAAGCGGATGGCCGCCAACTCAAGAAAATAACAGCATTGATCGATGCAGGTATCATAAAACCTGTAATGGATAAGGTCTTTCCGTTTTCCCAAATTAAAGAAGCCATAACATACGTAGAAAGCGGCCGAGCTAAAGGAAAAGTAGTCATGAAAATTAAATAAGAAATGAAAGCAGTACGATTTCACAGGACAGGTGGCTCTGAGGAATGGTTGTGTTGCAGCGCTGGGCAGACTAATAAAAGTTTTTAAAAGTAAAACGTGCGATATCAATAAGAATTTCAAGTGGAAAGTACTTTTTGCTATTGGTTTTGGACCGCCAAAATTGACGCTGTCCCACTCAAACCGTTACTTTTATAAGAAACAACACAGGAATAAATCTATTTTAATAACAGCAACTGATCGAATCGAAAAAGCCCTAAAAATCAATGACTTTGAGGGATTTTTCGATTTTTTATGCACCTGAAGGTACAGAATATGAAACATTTTAAAGGATTTGGAACAATTAAGTTTACTTTAAAAATATAGTTCACGAAATAATCTAAAAGTAAACGCACCTTAGGCGGATGTACAAATAGATTATCAACACTGAATTGCTCCATATGCACATAAATTATTAGAAGATTTGGTACTATCCTGGTGTTATTTTCCAATCTGCTTTTGTGAAAAATGTGCAATTCTCTGTGAAGTTTTTTCAGTGTTACTTCCCTTTTCGTTTTCTACTTCACGTTTTTCAGGAGGAACTGAAGTAAAATGACCATTATTATCCACGTATATGATCATGCTTTCAATACCTTTACCTTTATTGTTATTGGTTTTCCTGTCCTCCCGCTTCTGTGCTTTTTGTTTCTTTATTAAAGTTTTCTTTTTATTATTTTCTTTCTTAAAAAAAGAATCTGCCATCGTATATGAATGATTTAAAAAGTGAAATACTGTATTATTGTCTATTACCTTGCCTGTTGGTTGCCTGAACGCATTACAAAGCAGAAACCGGTAGCTTAAAACCAATGAGTTTTTCGATGCTCCTCAGGTCTGCTTTTTCTTCATTTCCACAAAATGATACCGCCGTGCCGCTATTACCGCCACGACCCGTACGGCCAATTCGGTGTACGTAAGTTTCCGGTACATCAGGGAGGTCAAAGTTAATCACGTGTGGGAGCTCGTCAATGTCAATGCCACGCGCTGCAATATCTGTAGCCACAAGTACACGCAGCTGGTTAACTTTAAAACCCTGTAATGCTTTTTGCCTTGCATTTTGAGACTTGTTACCATGGATAGCTGCTGCAAATATGCCTTCCTTTACAAGAAGCTTTACCAGCTGGTCTGCGCCACGCTTGGTGCGGGTAAATACCAGCGAACGCGAAATTCCATTACCATTAAGAATATGCGTCAGCAGTTTTTCCTTATCCCTTTTATCTACAAAGTAAACGCTCTGGCTTACGGTTTTTGCAGCGGAAGATACTGGGGCTACGCTCACGTATTCAGGGTTTTGCAACAGGCTGTCAGCCAATTGCTGTATGGTGTTGGGCATAGTCGCAGAGAAAAACAGCGTTTGCCTTTGTGCAGGAAGTTTAGTAATGATCTTTTTTACATCACGCACAAAGCCCATGTCGAGCATACTGTCTGCCTCATCCAGTACAAATATTTCAAGGTTAGAAAGATCAATATATTGTTGTTGTATTAAATCCAGCAACCTGCCGGGCGTGGCTATCAATATATCAACGCCGTTACGTAGTGCCTTGACCTGGTGGAATTGCGAGACTCCTCCGTAAATGGCAATATGTTTCAAGGTAAGATGCTGCCCATAAGATGTGAAGTTATCGCTGATCTGTATTGCCAGTTCACGGGTGGGCGTAAGTATAAGCGACCGTATCGCTTTTGTTTTTTTTGCTGGCCTGCCTGCCAGTTGTTGTAAAATAGGGATTGCAAAAGCGGCGGTTTTACCCGTGCCGGTCTGGGCGCAACCTATTAGGTCTTTACCCGAAAGGATTACCGGTATGGCTCGCTCTTGTATGGGAGTTGGTGTTGTATAATTTTGCTGACCCAAAGCTTTTAGTATGGGTGCTGAAATATTTAAATTTTCAAATGTCATGATAAAGTGTGCCGTAATGGCTTTTGTTTAAAGTAGTAGCCTAAATACCAAAGAGGTATTTAAGGCCTGAAAATTCTCAGGATGGTACCGATGCAGAGAATGAATCCGGGCGACGTCCATTCAATACCAGATGAATTTTATAAACAAAAATTGTCACTATTATAGGAATAGAAAATTCAAAAGGTAGAAAAAAACAAGAACGGCCTAAACCATTCTTATCTATATAAATGAGTTTAGTATCTTCTGTCGTTAGACCTTGAATAGCCACCGCCTCCGCGGTTAGAACCGAAACCTGAATTAGCCGGTTTTGGACGGGCTTCATTTACCACAATTACCTGGCTGTCCAACCTTGAATTATTCAGTTCTTCTATCGCTTTTTCCGCTTCTGAGGTCTTTGGCATTTCTACAAAACCAAATCCTTTAGCACGGCCACTAACCTGGTCAATGATTAATTTTACGGAAGTTACTTCTCCGTGGGCAGCGAAAGCATCGCGCACCTGATTTTCTGAGGTACTATACCCCAGATTTGCTACATAAATGTTCATAATGTAATTTGTTTAAATTAAATAAGGCAACTGGAACGCCTGAACTGAAGAGTAAGAAGGGACAAATTTGCTTATCAGAGTGAGCATTGGCAGAGAACCAATATGGTCAAAGGTAAGCCAAATATAAATAGCAATGCCAGTTTATCTTAAAAACTTTTAAAATAAAAAATTGAAAATCAACAAATTAAACTTTAAAGCATCATTCCATGCCACGTCTAAGGTCTTTCTTGTCTAATATAGCGATCAGTCTATTTAGGGATAAGCCCTGCCCTATGGTGGAAAACAGTACTATAAAATAACAGCCTGAAAGTATACCTTCTTTGTATTGTGATTCAGGGAGCGACAAAGCCATTGCGATGGAGATACCGCCACGCAGCCCGGCCCATGCCAGGATGAAAACATTGTTGAAGTTTAGCTTACCTAAAAGGAACAGTGCAGGCAGCGAAACGCTGATGATTCTTGCAATCAGTATAATGACTATTGAAAAAAGCCCGAGCAGCCAGTATTCCTCTAAAAAAGGCATGGCGACCAATTGCAGGCCGATCATAACAAAGAGGATGGTATTAAGTACTTCGTCAATCATTTTCCACATTTTTAGCAGGAAATTATCCGATACTTTGTCCGTGTGAAAGCTGTTGTTGCCGATGATAAGCCCTGCCGAAACTGCGGCAAGCGGTATTGAAGCATGGAAGTAATTAGCGAGGAACGATATGCCTAGCACCAGTGCTACCGACAACAGGAGTATGGTCTGGAAATCCTGTATAGATTTTATCAATTTATAACCCATATAACCGGCCAGCAGCCCGATTAGGATACCGCCAAGGATCTCATGCAAAAGTAAATTGCCAACAGTGCTGATGCTTAACATAGCTTCGGGTTGTTGCACAAATTCCAATAGCAGTACAAAAAGCAATAGGCCTATAGCGTCGTTGAAAAGCGACTCACCCGCAACGACAGTCGAAAGCTTTTCCGA contains the following coding sequences:
- a CDS encoding helix-turn-helix domain-containing protein, with amino-acid sequence MLQFKDKRLVKFGTYIASLRKERGLESKDVTKNCSLSTKDLQSIEDGSKNFGFTTLLELAKGIGISPKDLLNIDLD
- a CDS encoding thioredoxin family protein; translation: MKFLALLLLFVIPTQWEPDFENAKKIAKEKHELILLNFSGSDWCGPCIMLRKDYIDSDTFQSMAKENLVLVNADFPRKKKNQLSAEQVKRNETLAEKYNKEGQFPFTLLLDSDGKVVKAWTGKPEVSVEKWTEEIQAICKAHK
- a CDS encoding SDR family oxidoreductase, giving the protein MNLQGKTILITGGASGIGLEAARQFHGLGNKVIITGRNQAKLDAAKQLLPGIVAIQSDAAKAEDAQALFDQVKTLGGIDILYNNAGVGVPPLNLGNAHHSHVAGALYEMEVNYIGVIRLNNLFMEQLKKRPEAAIINTTSILSIVPSVLEATYSASKAALSSYTKTLRSHLKVLNSTVRVYELLPPLVDTDMVADRPDKKISPEKLVNALIKGMQNDQFTIRVGDTKIVSVLNRLLPNTVYGIINPKKAFDALR
- a CDS encoding RNA recognition motif domain-containing protein, translating into MNIYVANLGYSTSENQVRDAFAAHGEVTSVKLIIDQVSGRAKGFGFVEMPKTSEAEKAIEELNNSRLDSQVIVVNEARPKPANSGFGSNRGGGGYSRSNDRRY
- a CDS encoding TetR/AcrR family transcriptional regulator, which encodes MATKAERTKQFIIETAAPIYNQKGISGANIDDVLEATKLTKGCLYGHFENKEDLTLQVVDHMLTSNGEKIGLAISKAKTAKAKVFAFLDFYKDPLNTHLKGGCPIFNIAVEADDHFPEISEKIAGIIRNGQEVFVSILKQGIQAGEFNENLDPAVYAFKAMSAVEGGVIMCKVLKSAKPMAGLIKSLKAELESYSQ
- a CDS encoding NADP-dependent oxidoreductase, yielding MKAFVIEKYQKDGGHISQVPSPTPKAGEVLVEVHAAGINLLDSKIRQGEFKMLLPYKTPFILGHDLAGVVTKVGTGVRGFKVGDEVYARPSDYHIGTFAEFIAVPEADLALKPKELSMEEAASIPLVALTAWQALVEKGQLKKGQKVFIQAGSGGVGTVAIQLAKHLGATVATTTSAGNAALVKNLGADVIIDYRKDDFEKLLNGYDLVLHSQDAKTLEKSLRVLRPGGKLISISGPPTPEFANEAGLPWYLKLLMRMLSAGTRRKAKKLGVGFSFLFMKADGRQLKKITALIDAGIIKPVMDKVFPFSQIKEAITYVESGRAKGKVVMKIK
- a CDS encoding FAD:protein FMN transferase, which produces MVMKPFSQSLKLMGNNFTITVVAEDNAAAQHFIGIAAEEIRRIERLLTTFSNDSQTNRINNNAGIAPVVVDEEVFRLIERSIAISKITQGAFDITYGSIDKSLWNFDRAMSSLPSKEEALKRVHLINYNNIILDASNTSVYLKEKGMRIGFGGIGKGYAAEMSKALLMRQGVSSGIINASGDLTAWGMQPDGSPWRIGISNPDRPQDVFSYMDISGKAVATSGNYEKYIMIGGKKYSHTIDPKTGLPISGIKSVTVISANAEFADAMATPIAVMGIKAGLYLIDQIPDLYCIIIDDHNNIYTSKNINLN
- a CDS encoding SDR family oxidoreductase, whose amino-acid sequence is MKTAGNTIFITGGSAGIGLAIAKKLNAEGNKVIINGRSEERLQKALAELDGAIAIKGDWAVDTERARIAAELKNNFPELNIIINNAGAAFGYLLSEETNAVEKAQVEMNLNYFAIIHFNELMMPHLLQKEEAAIVNISSLAVYGSHKFLPTYCATKAALHSYTVALRDTYQDNKNLQVYEVYPPLTNTEFSSYIGGKNGIPPQEVADELLTGLKAAQFDIPVGETKIYAAAVNEAMAKIVAEARH
- a CDS encoding VIT1/CCC1 transporter family protein; this translates as MKTQTENHFINRSGWLRAAVLGANDGILSTTSLAIGIAAASDGRDPIVLAALAGVVAGALSMAAGEYVSVSSQSDIETSDLEREKKELAEMPESELAELTGIYVARGLAPDLAHEVALQLTAHNALEAHARDELGINEITQAKPFQAAMASALAFIAGGVLPLLVAILAPVRYMVVLQYCFAIVFLAISGALAAGAGGSNKVKSILRICLWGTIAMCASALVGYLFNVQTT
- a CDS encoding DoxX family protein → MKKIKVLYWTTTVLAMATGASSGYMYFTSPFMVGVFKHLELPDYFRIELGVLKVLGSIALLIPVIPARIKEWAYFGFGITFLSGTIAHMAIDGISKSFFPLIPSFFLLLS
- a CDS encoding DEAD/DEAH box helicase, yielding MTFENLNISAPILKALGQQNYTTPTPIQERAIPVILSGKDLIGCAQTGTGKTAAFAIPILQQLAGRPAKKTKAIRSLILTPTRELAIQISDNFTSYGQHLTLKHIAIYGGVSQFHQVKALRNGVDILIATPGRLLDLIQQQYIDLSNLEIFVLDEADSMLDMGFVRDVKKIITKLPAQRQTLFFSATMPNTIQQLADSLLQNPEYVSVAPVSSAAKTVSQSVYFVDKRDKEKLLTHILNGNGISRSLVFTRTKRGADQLVKLLVKEGIFAAAIHGNKSQNARQKALQGFKVNQLRVLVATDIAARGIDIDELPHVINFDLPDVPETYVHRIGRTGRGGNSGTAVSFCGNEEKADLRSIEKLIGFKLPVSAL
- a CDS encoding DUF4266 domain-containing protein, translating into MKLSRYLCCAVFIGIACCSCTSVKEYQKNKINDAEMALNNRKVEKTELSFQTYREGSSGANAGKSGGGCGCN
- a CDS encoding DUF3570 domain-containing protein — protein: MKRIFITGFALLGLLRVAAQDKTPADSTTYKAQKLKLDEINLVSSYYKQDGNNSAVTGGIGTEKLTDISNSLDVKFVKIGQTGKKHTLDVEVGVDHYSSASSDMIDLSANTSASYSDIRVYPSLSYTMENEQTGNTFGAGVSSSTEFDYQSFGGNISYSKKTKDRNGEFTAKFQTYLDQVKLINPIELRSAIGNGSTEGRNTFAGTLSYSQVVNRNFQVLFQADIVSQQGYLSLPFHRVYFSDGSVHQEYLPDSRLKIPLAVRASYFLGDNIIIRAYYRYYTDDWKLTSHTADLEVPVKISPFFSISPFYRYYTQSAVKYFKPYAEHTGSEEFYTSNYDLSKFDSSFYGMGMRIATPNGVFGIKHFNALEIRYGHYSRSTNLTSDIISINIKYK